In one window of Cellulophaga sp. HaHa_2_95 DNA:
- a CDS encoding glycosyltransferase, which yields MQTKKVIVISGVNIVEAGPLSVMRDFLKELSKTNDDALEIVALVNTKSLFEFPNIKFLEFPNSKKNWFSRIYHEYYYFKKLSLELKPTLWISMHDITPNVSCENLYVYCHNATPYYKPTWKDWVYGGRASLFSLFYIYLYGINIKKNKGVIVQQDWLRKEFEQKFNLKNVIVAYPDIDLPDIKPNYSNQKSDDAIKKIFFPSFPRSFKNFEVICEAYKNLPEDYKARLNVYITLDQNLNSYANYIYKKYKDQKGLCFIGLLDREEVFEYYEQVDALVFPSKLESWGLPITEFKKFKKPIFLSNLPYAKETLGAYEKGYFFNPEDPYELMDLMKLLIDQKLKNNPSQEINIEDPFFIGWKNLFKNLISDENLK from the coding sequence ATGCAAACAAAAAAAGTAATAGTTATCTCTGGAGTTAATATTGTCGAAGCTGGTCCACTTTCTGTTATGAGAGATTTTTTGAAAGAATTATCTAAGACAAACGACGATGCTTTAGAAATAGTTGCGCTAGTGAATACAAAAAGCTTATTCGAATTTCCTAATATAAAATTCCTAGAATTTCCAAACTCGAAAAAAAATTGGTTTTCCAGAATTTATCATGAATATTATTACTTTAAAAAATTATCATTAGAATTAAAGCCAACACTTTGGATTTCCATGCATGATATTACTCCAAATGTTAGTTGTGAGAATTTATATGTTTACTGTCACAATGCTACTCCATATTACAAACCAACATGGAAAGATTGGGTCTATGGGGGAAGAGCATCCCTGTTTAGTTTATTCTACATCTACTTGTACGGAATTAATATAAAGAAAAACAAAGGTGTAATTGTTCAACAAGATTGGTTAAGAAAAGAATTTGAACAAAAATTTAATCTTAAAAATGTCATTGTTGCATATCCCGATATTGACTTACCAGATATTAAACCAAACTATTCAAACCAAAAATCTGATGACGCTATTAAAAAAATATTTTTTCCTAGTTTCCCACGATCTTTCAAAAATTTTGAAGTGATATGTGAAGCTTATAAAAACTTACCTGAAGATTATAAAGCCCGCCTTAATGTATATATAACTTTAGATCAAAACTTAAATTCATATGCTAATTACATTTACAAAAAATACAAGGATCAAAAAGGACTTTGTTTTATAGGACTTCTAGATAGAGAGGAAGTTTTTGAATATTACGAACAGGTAGACGCTCTGGTATTCCCTTCTAAACTCGAAAGTTGGGGTTTACCCATAACTGAGTTTAAAAAGTTCAAAAAACCAATTTTTTTATCCAATTTACCTTATGCCAAGGAAACCCTAGGAGCCTATGAAAAGGGCTACTTTTTTAACCCAGAAGACCCATATGAATTAATGGACCTTATGAAGCTTCTTATTGATCAGAAATTAAAAAACAACCCCAGTCAAGAAATAAACATTGAAGATCCATTTTTTATAGGTTGGAAAAATCTTTTTAAAAATTTAATAAGCGATGAAAATCTTAAATAA
- a CDS encoding DUF6427 family protein, translated as MISSIFGKTKPINYILILSFLFVFYWFTVFILYSIPYNSNTILLQIVALGVLLFDIFIINFIVKRNKITADHSYTILFFTLLILIFPETLLDNYSIICSFFLLIALRRLLSIKSLKSIKIKIFDASMWIAIASLFYDWAILFLILVYITIYLYNPKNIRNWIVPFIGVATVFLIASAVFILINQPEYILNHYKFTVSTTSEYLLEWRHSLRLLTYIFAILFLIVLMFIKLSSSGQGRINTMRLINIFFLIGITITLLNSNHEISPILMTFFPATVFMSNYIETIKKPTIREIALIASIIIPFIILLIRFI; from the coding sequence ATGATTTCAAGCATTTTTGGAAAAACAAAACCAATAAATTACATCTTAATACTTTCTTTTCTGTTTGTATTCTACTGGTTTACTGTTTTCATCCTTTATTCTATTCCTTATAATTCTAACACTATCCTACTGCAAATAGTAGCTTTAGGGGTATTATTGTTCGATATATTCATTATAAATTTTATCGTAAAACGCAATAAGATAACGGCAGATCACTCCTATACTATTCTTTTTTTTACCTTATTAATTTTAATATTTCCAGAGACATTACTGGATAACTACAGTATTATCTGCTCGTTTTTTCTTTTAATCGCCTTAAGGAGGCTACTAAGTATAAAATCACTCAAGTCCATAAAAATAAAAATTTTTGATGCTTCAATGTGGATTGCTATTGCCAGTTTATTCTATGATTGGGCCATTTTATTCTTAATCCTCGTCTATATCACCATTTACTTATACAACCCTAAAAACATAAGAAACTGGATTGTACCCTTCATTGGTGTAGCTACCGTATTTTTAATAGCATCGGCAGTCTTTATCCTAATAAACCAACCAGAGTATATTCTTAATCATTATAAATTCACAGTAAGTACCACTTCTGAATACTTATTAGAATGGCGCCATAGTTTACGGTTATTAACCTACATTTTTGCCATACTTTTCCTAATTGTTCTCATGTTTATTAAATTAAGCAGCTCTGGTCAAGGACGAATAAACACCATGCGTCTTATCAATATATTTTTCTTAATAGGGATTACCATTACGCTACTTAATTCTAATCATGAGATTTCCCCTATATTAATGACCTTCTTTCCTGCTACGGTCTTTATGTCTAATTATATTGAAACGATAAAAAAGCCCACTATTAGAGAAATTGCACTAATTGCGAGTATAATTATACCTTTTATCATCTTGTTGATACGGTTTATTTAA
- the purD gene encoding phosphoribosylamine--glycine ligase — protein MNILILGAGGREHTLAWKLKQSPKLSNLFVAPGNAGTAAIATNLNIGVNDFEAIKEAVISEKIEMVIVGPEDPLVNGVHDFFLNDNDLKNIPVIGPQKAAATLEGSKDFAKEFMMRHNIPTAAYESFTAESLEKGYTFLESLNPPYVLKADGLAAGKGVVILNNLQDAKEELKSMLVDAKFGTASTTVVIEEFLDGIELSVFVLTDSENYKILPTAKDYKRIGEGDTGLNTGGMGAISPVPFASEAFMDKIHKQVVIPTVEGLKKDNLPYKGFIFIGLIKVDDNPKVIEYNVRLGDPETEVVIPRLKNDLVELLQAVANQTLNEIDLQVDERTATTVMAVSGGYPEAYEKRKEITGFEMIKDATVFHAGTTLVDGKVLTSGGRVLAVTAFGSDFKEALKLSYQNIEKLNFEKMNYRKDLGFDL, from the coding sequence ATGAACATTCTTATTCTTGGAGCAGGTGGCCGTGAACACACCCTTGCTTGGAAACTAAAACAAAGTCCAAAATTATCTAATCTTTTTGTTGCACCTGGTAATGCAGGTACTGCAGCCATTGCTACTAACCTCAACATAGGCGTCAATGATTTTGAGGCTATTAAAGAAGCGGTTATTTCAGAAAAAATAGAAATGGTCATCGTAGGACCTGAAGATCCATTAGTGAATGGTGTTCATGATTTCTTTTTAAATGATAATGATTTAAAAAATATTCCTGTTATAGGCCCACAAAAGGCTGCTGCAACTTTAGAAGGAAGTAAAGATTTTGCAAAAGAATTTATGATGCGTCATAACATTCCTACTGCAGCATATGAAAGTTTTACTGCTGAGAGTCTCGAAAAAGGCTATACTTTTTTAGAAAGTTTAAATCCTCCTTATGTTTTAAAAGCGGATGGTCTAGCCGCCGGAAAAGGTGTTGTAATTTTGAACAACTTACAAGACGCTAAAGAGGAACTTAAATCTATGCTAGTGGATGCTAAATTTGGTACTGCCAGTACCACTGTGGTTATAGAAGAGTTCTTAGACGGTATAGAATTAAGTGTTTTTGTATTAACTGATAGCGAAAATTATAAAATATTACCTACGGCAAAAGACTATAAGCGTATAGGAGAAGGAGACACTGGCCTCAATACCGGTGGTATGGGTGCTATTTCGCCTGTTCCCTTCGCTAGTGAGGCATTTATGGACAAGATACATAAGCAAGTTGTCATCCCTACCGTAGAAGGCCTTAAAAAGGATAATTTGCCTTACAAAGGATTTATCTTTATTGGATTGATTAAAGTTGACGATAATCCTAAGGTTATTGAATACAATGTTCGTTTAGGAGATCCAGAGACCGAAGTTGTTATTCCAAGGTTAAAAAATGATTTGGTAGAACTTTTACAGGCAGTTGCTAATCAAACTTTGAACGAAATAGATTTACAGGTTGATGAGCGTACTGCCACAACTGTAATGGCTGTTTCAGGCGGATACCCTGAGGCGTACGAAAAAAGAAAGGAGATAACTGGATTTGAAATGATTAAAGATGCTACCGTTTTTCATGCAGGTACCACTTTAGTAGATGGAAAAGTACTAACTTCTGGAGGCCGCGTATTAGCGGTTACCGCTTTTGGATCGGACTTTAAAGAAGCTTTAAAATTATCGTATCAAAATATAGAAAAATTAAACTTTGAAAAGATGAACTATAGAAAAGATCTAGGCTTTGATCTGTAG
- a CDS encoding DUF4254 domain-containing protein: MFSEFAFKIFEESIAQYHVKDDVYQSFENPYPKDDIAHLLYRKNWIDTVQWHYEDIIRDPNIDPEAALVLKRKIDASNQDRTDLVEYIDSYFLNKYQSVSIKDGATINTESPAWAIDRLSILALKVYHMKEEANRVGASAAYLQKCGDKLTILLEQQKDLSTAIDQLLTDIEQGEKYMKVYKQMKMYNDDEMNPILRGKK; the protein is encoded by the coding sequence ATGTTTAGCGAATTTGCATTCAAAATCTTCGAGGAAAGTATAGCCCAATATCATGTAAAGGATGATGTGTATCAATCTTTTGAAAATCCGTATCCAAAGGATGATATTGCCCACCTTCTTTATCGAAAAAATTGGATTGATACCGTACAATGGCATTATGAAGATATAATTCGCGATCCCAATATAGATCCAGAAGCGGCCTTAGTTTTAAAACGTAAAATTGATGCTAGCAACCAAGATAGAACAGATCTTGTGGAATATATTGATAGTTATTTCTTAAACAAATACCAATCGGTTTCTATAAAAGATGGTGCTACAATTAATACCGAAAGTCCAGCTTGGGCTATAGATCGTCTGTCAATTTTAGCCTTGAAAGTTTACCATATGAAAGAAGAAGCCAATAGAGTTGGTGCTTCTGCAGCATATTTGCAAAAATGTGGAGATAAACTAACTATCCTTTTAGAACAGCAAAAAGATTTGTCTACCGCTATTGATCAATTGTTAACTGATATTGAACAAGGTGAAAAATACATGAAAGTCTATAAACAGATGAAAATGTATAATGATGATGAAATGAACCCCATTCTTCGCGGCAAAAAATAA
- a CDS encoding glycosyltransferase family 9 protein, with protein sequence MTPTKHILVIRLSAMGDVAMTIPVLLAIQEQYPELKISILTRAFFKPMFSQLSNVSIIEADVKGRHKGMIGLYRLQKELKALKVDAVADLHNVLRSNILKQYFKTSKIPFIQIDKGRVEKKALVAKTNKKFAPLPSTHQRYASVFEKLGYPLNLEESKLLKKESLKENTQKVVGIGTKTWIGIAPFAAFAGKMYPIASMEKVVSELNNTNRYKILLFGGGSKEKEELSKWEHNYDNAVNIAGKIDLSQELAVISQLDIMIAMDSGNAHLAAMYGIPTLTLWGVTHPYAGFYPFRQNENNALLSDKEKYPLIPTSIYGNKVPSGYDKVMETITPEMVLNKIEEILH encoded by the coding sequence ATGACACCTACCAAACATATTTTGGTCATACGATTATCTGCTATGGGAGATGTTGCTATGACAATACCTGTATTACTAGCAATACAAGAGCAATATCCAGAACTAAAAATAAGTATTCTTACCAGAGCTTTTTTTAAGCCGATGTTCTCTCAACTGTCCAATGTTTCAATTATTGAAGCTGATGTAAAAGGAAGACATAAAGGAATGATTGGCCTGTACCGTCTACAAAAAGAATTAAAAGCCTTGAAAGTAGATGCTGTTGCAGATTTACATAATGTTTTGAGAAGTAATATCCTCAAGCAATATTTTAAGACTAGTAAAATTCCTTTTATACAAATTGATAAAGGCAGAGTAGAAAAGAAAGCCTTGGTAGCCAAAACAAATAAAAAATTCGCTCCCTTACCATCAACGCATCAACGCTACGCCTCTGTTTTTGAGAAACTAGGATATCCTTTAAATTTAGAAGAATCAAAACTTCTAAAAAAAGAGTCCCTAAAAGAAAACACTCAAAAAGTAGTAGGTATTGGAACTAAAACGTGGATTGGAATAGCGCCATTTGCTGCTTTTGCAGGTAAAATGTACCCTATTGCTTCTATGGAAAAAGTGGTTTCAGAACTAAACAATACCAATAGGTATAAAATATTACTCTTTGGCGGAGGCTCTAAAGAGAAAGAAGAACTTTCTAAGTGGGAACATAATTATGATAATGCTGTAAATATTGCTGGCAAGATCGATTTGAGTCAGGAACTTGCTGTTATATCTCAGCTAGATATTATGATAGCTATGGATAGCGGTAATGCACATTTAGCTGCAATGTACGGCATACCAACCCTGACCTTATGGGGCGTGACGCATCCTTATGCTGGTTTCTATCCTTTTAGACAAAACGAAAATAATGCCTTGTTATCAGATAAAGAAAAATATCCACTGATACCTACTTCAATTTACGGTAACAAAGTACCAAGCGGGTATGATAAGGTTATGGAAACCATCACTCCTGAAATGGTATTAAATAAAATAGAAGAAATTTTACATTAA
- a CDS encoding O-antigen ligase: MDKKYLKYFLSSSSFVLIMLITLLYTDNLKQGFIKTQQSSSILIFPLIIFFFQRKITSKQFDKLLVIFNTACLLSTIYIYTEIYKNGVFSYLFEKEVSFWNNPFRDVLNNLSYLDLHPSYYSIWLLFCALFLINKLLTRNKSLSVVFSILSLVIFFIFTSFLFASRATIIGFFIAVLILLILKIKSKLNKAIAVSLIIVISLISITQISFLKVRFFDEVNAQKLRPPVGIAHTSSNIRVGIYKCASELFQKNPIVGVGIGDVQAELNNCYLQFHTRVYQEGNYNTHSTYLNLLLSGGIIGLLLFLLSIFLQLKLALKSENYLYLSFIILIIPFFLFENVLSRMHGAVFYGLFNALFIKQILSTKK; this comes from the coding sequence ATGGATAAGAAATATTTAAAATATTTCTTATCCAGCTCCTCGTTTGTGCTAATAATGTTAATAACATTATTGTATACGGATAATTTGAAACAAGGTTTTATAAAAACTCAGCAAAGTTCAAGTATTTTAATATTCCCTCTAATAATATTTTTTTTTCAAAGAAAGATTACTTCCAAACAATTCGATAAATTATTAGTTATATTTAATACAGCCTGCTTATTATCAACGATTTACATCTACACCGAAATCTACAAAAATGGTGTGTTTAGCTACTTATTTGAAAAAGAAGTTAGTTTCTGGAATAATCCATTTCGAGACGTACTAAATAACCTAAGCTATTTAGACTTACATCCGTCATATTATTCAATATGGCTATTATTCTGTGCCCTATTTCTTATTAATAAATTACTTACTCGTAATAAATCTTTATCAGTAGTTTTTTCAATACTTTCCTTAGTGATTTTTTTTATATTCACTTCTTTTCTATTTGCTTCTAGGGCTACAATAATAGGGTTCTTTATTGCGGTATTAATTCTTCTCATTTTAAAAATCAAATCAAAATTAAACAAAGCAATTGCTGTTTCTTTAATTATTGTAATAAGTTTAATTTCGATAACGCAAATATCTTTTTTGAAAGTAAGATTTTTTGATGAGGTTAATGCCCAAAAATTAAGACCTCCAGTTGGAATAGCACATACATCATCAAATATAAGAGTAGGAATATACAAATGTGCCTCAGAACTATTCCAAAAAAATCCAATTGTAGGTGTAGGAATTGGTGATGTTCAAGCTGAACTAAATAATTGTTATTTGCAATTTCACACAAGGGTATATCAAGAAGGAAATTATAATACTCATAGTACTTATTTAAATTTATTGCTATCTGGAGGAATAATTGGCTTATTATTGTTTCTTTTGTCAATATTCTTACAATTAAAACTAGCTTTAAAATCAGAAAACTACTTGTATTTATCGTTCATCATATTAATAATACCCTTTTTTTTATTTGAAAATGTACTTTCAAGGATGCATGGCGCTGTCTTTTATGGCTTATTTAACGCTCTTTTCATTAAGCAAATCTTATCAACTAAAAAATGA
- a CDS encoding O-antigen ligase family protein: MKSIINKIVLFFVLLDNIFLPIDIGVDFRLNYLVMIIYIVYYACTHKSIELNKKKSLVLLVGVVLFLAITILTAESFFLVIKQLILISITFTFSYLLLNSYRFDYIKLFKDYIILITLAGIIVVIQFFGTISNLTFLVDYSYLGLDTGGIRLNAPRGRFHSWFYEPSFMAYAFMPVIFIAVARLFGVGNLLSIRRSIFLIVILFMAKSTLGLLGLLLSVFILILSKYPIYKKPIFLLCLIVGLIGSSYLIYKIPAVKFRIDETYTLFKARKVTSEEIAKTNLSTYALYSNFKITQASLREAPLFGTGVGTYELNYDKHLNNVIPTSNWRNNFKINRQDANSLLFRILVETGLIGTVLLILFILKNKIPYRQVNSTIQQNLWMINNGILVLLTLRFLRQGHYTMLGFILMILVYYMTNQKTKRIAQI, from the coding sequence ATGAAATCAATTATTAATAAAATTGTATTATTCTTTGTTCTATTGGATAATATTTTTTTACCCATTGACATTGGAGTCGATTTTAGGCTGAATTATCTTGTAATGATTATTTATATAGTTTATTATGCCTGTACGCATAAATCAATTGAGCTAAACAAAAAAAAATCCTTGGTGTTATTAGTAGGTGTTGTTTTATTCTTGGCGATTACGATACTAACTGCAGAATCCTTTTTTTTAGTTATTAAACAATTAATACTAATATCCATAACATTTACTTTTTCATATTTATTATTAAATTCATATAGATTCGACTATATAAAACTTTTCAAGGATTACATAATACTCATAACATTAGCTGGAATTATAGTAGTTATACAGTTTTTTGGAACCATATCCAACTTAACATTTTTAGTAGATTACTCTTATTTAGGCCTAGATACCGGCGGAATTAGATTAAACGCACCGAGAGGGCGTTTTCACTCATGGTTTTACGAACCATCATTTATGGCTTATGCATTTATGCCTGTTATTTTTATTGCTGTTGCCAGACTCTTTGGTGTAGGCAACTTACTATCTATAAGAAGATCAATTTTTCTTATAGTCATTCTTTTTATGGCAAAATCTACCCTAGGATTACTAGGATTATTGTTAAGTGTCTTTATTTTGATTTTATCAAAATATCCAATTTATAAAAAACCTATCTTTCTTCTTTGCTTAATTGTTGGATTAATTGGGAGTTCTTATTTAATCTATAAAATACCTGCTGTTAAGTTTCGAATTGACGAGACATATACTCTTTTTAAAGCTAGAAAAGTAACTTCAGAAGAAATTGCAAAAACAAATTTAAGTACATACGCACTTTATAGTAATTTCAAAATAACTCAAGCTTCTTTGAGAGAAGCTCCATTATTTGGAACTGGTGTTGGAACATATGAATTAAACTACGATAAACACTTAAATAATGTTATACCCACTAGTAATTGGAGAAATAATTTTAAAATTAATAGACAAGATGCAAATAGTCTATTATTTAGAATTTTAGTGGAAACAGGTTTAATTGGAACAGTTTTATTAATATTATTTATTTTAAAAAACAAAATACCTTACCGTCAAGTGAATAGTACAATACAACAAAACTTATGGATGATTAATAATGGTATCTTAGTGCTCTTAACGTTGCGCTTTTTAAGACAAGGGCATTATACTATGCTAGGATTTATTTTAATGATTCTAGTCTATTACATGACTAACCAAAAAACAAAAAGAATAGCTCAAATATAA
- a CDS encoding UDP-glucuronic acid decarboxylase family protein, translating to MKRVLITGAAGFLGSHLCDRFIKDGYYVIGMDNLITGDLKNIEHLFHLKQFEFHHHDVCNFVHVSGELDFILHFASPASPIDYLKIPIQTLKVSSVGTLNLLGLAKQKNARILVASTSEIYGDPLVHPQNEEYYGNVSSIGPRGVYDEAKRFMESLTMAYHRYHGLDTRIVRIFNTYGPRMRLNDGRVVPAFMGQALRGEDITVFGDGSQTRSFCFIDDQVEGIYRLLMSDCSDPVNIGNPHETTILEFAQEIIKLTGTQQKIIFKPLPQDDPLQRQPDITKAKEILDWEPKVHRTEGLKIVFDYFKSLSPDELQKKEHRDFSSKA from the coding sequence ATGAAAAGAGTACTAATTACAGGAGCAGCAGGGTTTTTAGGATCTCATTTATGTGATCGCTTTATAAAAGACGGGTACTATGTTATAGGCATGGATAATCTAATTACCGGTGATTTAAAAAATATAGAACACCTGTTTCACTTAAAACAATTTGAATTCCATCATCATGATGTGTGCAACTTTGTACATGTTAGTGGCGAATTAGATTTTATATTACATTTCGCTTCGCCCGCTAGTCCAATAGATTATTTAAAAATTCCTATTCAGACACTTAAAGTAAGTTCTGTAGGAACATTAAATTTATTAGGTTTAGCAAAACAAAAAAATGCAAGAATCCTAGTCGCATCAACCTCTGAAATATATGGCGACCCGCTAGTACACCCTCAGAACGAGGAGTACTATGGTAACGTAAGCTCTATAGGTCCACGTGGCGTATATGACGAAGCAAAACGCTTTATGGAGTCGCTTACTATGGCCTACCATAGATACCATGGCTTAGACACGCGTATCGTACGTATATTCAACACTTATGGCCCAAGAATGCGCTTAAATGACGGCCGTGTAGTTCCTGCTTTTATGGGGCAAGCACTCCGCGGTGAAGATATCACCGTATTCGGAGATGGTTCTCAGACACGTTCTTTCTGCTTTATAGATGATCAAGTAGAAGGTATTTACCGTTTACTAATGAGTGATTGTTCAGATCCTGTGAATATTGGAAATCCGCATGAAACTACTATTTTAGAATTTGCACAAGAAATTATTAAACTTACTGGTACACAGCAAAAAATTATTTTTAAGCCCTTACCACAAGATGATCCTTTGCAACGTCAACCTGATATCACAAAAGCCAAAGAAATCTTGGATTGGGAACCTAAAGTTCATAGAACAGAAGGCCTTAAAATAGTTTTTGATTATTTTAAATCTTTATCACCTGACGAACTTCAGAAAAAAGAACATAGAGATTTCTCTAGTAAAGCTTAA
- a CDS encoding exopolysaccharide biosynthesis polyprenyl glycosylphosphotransferase, with the protein MIFKQHRFSNFINTISYLIDIFVINLVAYLILSLYNIPKIFYLYISLGWILISIKNEFYTVYRYTKVTSILILLLRQFTVFFLALFTFIGFFKQPDISNYTLIRYFFIVALTIFCLKFIVYGLLMTFRKFIKGNLRNVVVIGKNKKTDQLIGVFHDFPEYGYHFTKQYNPKEKNFTLSEVFKFIQTNNINEIYCSVSELKNSELNEIISFADNNIKILKFIPDNKNIFSKKLKFEYYDYIPVLSLRDIPLHNPLNAILKRTFDIVFSIIVILGILSWLTPILALIIRLESKGPIFFRQLRNGIDNREFYCYKFRSMGLDNGGDKFQTVKNDMRVTRVGKFIRRTSIDELPQFYNVFFGTMSVVGPRPHMLKLSLEYEAIVDKYMLRQFVKPGITGLAQVRGYRGEIEEDSDIINRVKFDIFYVENWSLILDLKIIVQTVIKAVLGDEKAI; encoded by the coding sequence ATGATTTTCAAACAACATAGGTTTTCTAATTTCATCAATACCATTTCCTACCTAATAGATATTTTTGTAATTAATCTAGTAGCCTACTTAATTCTTTCTCTTTATAATATCCCTAAAATATTTTATTTGTATATTTCATTAGGGTGGATTTTAATATCCATTAAAAATGAATTTTATACCGTATATCGTTATACGAAGGTAACCTCTATCTTAATATTACTTTTAAGGCAATTTACAGTTTTTTTTTTAGCATTATTTACATTCATAGGTTTTTTCAAACAGCCAGATATTAGCAATTATACTTTAATTAGGTACTTCTTTATCGTTGCTTTAACAATCTTTTGTTTAAAATTTATTGTATATGGCCTATTGATGACCTTTAGAAAATTCATTAAAGGAAATCTACGAAATGTTGTTGTTATAGGAAAAAACAAGAAAACGGATCAATTAATTGGAGTATTTCATGATTTTCCAGAGTATGGATATCATTTCACAAAACAATACAACCCCAAAGAAAAAAATTTCACGTTAAGTGAAGTTTTTAAGTTTATTCAAACGAATAATATAAACGAAATCTACTGTTCCGTATCAGAATTAAAAAATTCAGAATTAAATGAAATTATAAGTTTTGCTGATAACAATATCAAAATTTTAAAATTTATACCTGATAACAAAAATATCTTTTCTAAAAAATTAAAATTTGAGTATTACGATTACATCCCAGTTCTTTCATTAAGAGATATTCCTTTGCATAATCCTTTGAATGCTATACTAAAAAGAACGTTTGACATTGTATTCTCAATAATCGTAATTCTTGGGATATTGTCCTGGTTGACACCTATATTAGCATTAATCATACGTTTAGAGTCTAAAGGACCTATATTTTTTAGACAACTTAGGAACGGTATAGATAATAGAGAGTTTTATTGCTATAAATTTCGCTCTATGGGCTTAGACAACGGGGGCGATAAGTTTCAAACTGTTAAGAATGATATGCGTGTTACAAGAGTTGGAAAATTCATAAGAAGGACAAGTATTGACGAGTTACCACAATTTTACAATGTGTTCTTTGGAACAATGTCTGTAGTAGGACCTAGACCGCATATGCTGAAATTATCGCTTGAATATGAGGCTATCGTTGATAAATACATGTTACGCCAATTTGTAAAACCAGGTATTACAGGGTTAGCACAGGTAAGAGGATATAGAGGAGAGATTGAAGAAGATTCAGATATTATTAATCGAGTAAAGTTTGATATTTTTTATGTCGAAAATTGGTCCTTAATTTTAGATTTGAAAATAATTGTTCAAACAGTGATCAAAGCTGTGTTGGGAGACGAAAAAGCGATATAA
- a CDS encoding glycosyltransferase: protein MKHYDLTISIVLYNTEFEEIINIIKIFENASIKYKIFLIDNSPLNTLSDKIGEVENVQYIYTGKNVGFGSGHNIGIKRSKDISKYHLVLNADVNFEFSIIPTIIRYMDENSDVGLLAPKILNFDGTIQYSAKLLPTPLNLIVRRFIPINYLLKKLDYRYELKFFNFDKIIQVPYVMGCFMFIRCKIFENTDGFDERFFMYPEDIDLTRRIYQKHKTIYFPLVSIMHKHGKGSYKNYKLLYYHVTSMIKYFNKWGWIFDKERKQINEKVLSQFNSKDRKL, encoded by the coding sequence ATGAAACACTACGATTTAACAATATCAATTGTTCTTTATAACACTGAATTTGAAGAAATAATAAATATCATTAAGATATTTGAAAATGCAAGTATAAAATATAAAATATTCCTAATAGATAATTCTCCATTGAATACTTTAAGCGATAAAATTGGTGAAGTTGAGAATGTTCAATATATCTATACGGGTAAAAATGTTGGTTTCGGATCTGGTCACAATATTGGAATTAAAAGATCTAAAGATATATCGAAATATCATTTAGTTTTAAATGCGGATGTTAACTTTGAATTTTCTATAATCCCTACTATCATAAGATATATGGATGAAAATAGTGACGTAGGTCTCTTAGCTCCCAAGATACTTAATTTTGATGGCACAATTCAATATTCCGCAAAGTTATTGCCAACACCCCTAAATTTAATTGTAAGAAGATTTATTCCAATAAATTATCTTCTTAAAAAATTGGATTATAGATACGAATTAAAGTTTTTTAATTTTGACAAAATAATCCAAGTCCCATATGTAATGGGCTGTTTTATGTTTATACGCTGTAAGATATTCGAAAACACGGATGGTTTTGATGAAAGATTTTTCATGTACCCAGAGGATATTGATTTAACTAGAAGAATCTATCAAAAACACAAAACAATTTACTTTCCACTGGTTTCTATAATGCATAAACATGGAAAAGGATCATATAAAAATTATAAGTTACTATATTATCACGTTACCTCTATGATAAAATATTTTAATAAGTGGGGCTGGATATTTGATAAAGAAAGAAAGCAGATTAACGAAAAAGTCTTATCTCAATTTAACAGTAAAGACAGAAAATTATAA